The Podarcis raffonei isolate rPodRaf1 chromosome 18, rPodRaf1.pri, whole genome shotgun sequence genome includes the window ACGCCTGCGTCTCTCTGGTGTTTTCCTTCCTCTACAAGGTTGTTCAGGTAAGTGGCAATTACTGTGTTCCTGCAGAGTACTGGGTCAGAGATGCTGAGGCCCTGAGGGTTTTCCCCCATGTGGATTTTGTCATGTCCTTGGGCGAAGGAGCctaatacagtggtcccttggttctcaaacgccttgggacTCAAACAACGTGGAACCCAAACACTTCAAACCCGGAAGGTGTTCCAGTTGGCGAACttctttcggaagccaaacatgctccgatttgagtgccacacttccgttttgagtgttacgctgaggtctgtctggttttgctatttattttgcgtttttgtggctctttttgttttgtttttgtgattgtgtggaacccagttcagctactgattgattgtgtgactgcagtaagtcgtttattgctttcattttatggatcagtggtctcgttagatagtagaaTCCATGTTAAacggctgttttaggggttgtttttaaaagtctggaacggattgatcCGTTTTGCAtggctttctatgggaaagcgcgccttggttttggaacgcttttgtTTTGGAGCAgaatttccggaacggattaagtctgagaaccaagggaccactgtacaggattgaaTCAACAGCGATGGAGGAATCTGGGGATGGTTGTCAAACGCATTTTCCACCTTTCCAGCATTAGCAGTTTCAAAGGTtgtgaacaaccttttttttatttGAGGAGACCTGCTGCCTGCCACTTTAACATTTGgtcctgggtgaccttgtgctgtTTCTTGACCGTTTCAGGTGTTTTCCGAGTATTTCaaagagctggaggaagagagcATCCGAGACAACTTTGTGATCATTTACGAACTCTTAGACGAGCTGATGGATTTCGGATACCCGCAGACCACGGACAGCAAGATTTTACAAGAGTAAGTGTCTGGTTTGAATCTCTGAGAGAAGCAGCCGGAGACTCAAAATTGGCTGCTGAAATCTTGGCAGGAGGATGAGAGACTTGCTACCGACGGgtgtgggccttttctgtggtggccccccgcTTGCAAATGTCTGAGCTCAGGAGCTGCAGCTGTGTAGACTGAGTCTAGAGTCACAAGTTGGGGTTTGAGGGAGAAGAGATCAGTGGTGTGTCCCTCTGTCTGGCCTGGTTGGACTAGGCTTAAACCTCTTTGTTATTTTCCGGCCAGCTGGGGAATCATTTTAAACATGTCTCTGGGGCTGAAAGGTGCAGAGCGTTGCGTTTTGACTTCCTGCCTGTGTTTTCGGAAAGGTACATCACCCAAGAAGGTCACAAGCTGGAGACGGGAGCACCGCGCCCCCCGGCCACCGTTACCAACGCCGTGTCTTGGCGTTCGGAAGGGATCAAGTACCGGAAAAACGAGGTCTTCCTGGACGTCATTGAATCAGTGAACCTCCTGGTGAGTACGCTTTTCTGCTTACCAGCTTTCGGAGGAAGGTCTCTTAGGCTTGTAGGGTGTGGACCCATTGCGCTGGGGGCGGCGTTACAAGAGGGCCCTCCCCGGGAGGACGTGCACACCCCACAGCCTGCACAAAGATGACCAGAGAAGGAGAGCCCACTGCCTTCAACTCCATCGCCAAATCTCCCTTCCTTCTAAgaacagtgttcgaaattaggcACCTTCGCTATCGTCTGCTTGACTGTTTTCGCATGCTTAACGCCCCACCCTGTAGAATTCCGTCCGCTATATTTTGTCCGCACCGCCAGGATCAATTTCGGGAACTGAAATGCTTTTCCTGCGCAGCCTGAGCTTGCAAGTTCGATAATGTCAACCGCGAGATGGTTGAAGGACGAGGAAACCCTCCGGTCCGGTGGCCCGGAAGCTGCCCACTTGACCTCCACGTTTCAGGGTGGGGGCTGGTGAACTTCCTCGCGTCTGTTCTTGCCTCCGCACACTTACTTGATCTGTTTATACCCTCGGCCATCGCCTGAGCCGTTGTCATCGGCCAGCAGGCCTCAAAAAGTGGCCTCCTGTGTCTGGTCGGTGCCTTGTCGGTCCTCGTCCAGtgacacccccctccctcccgccccagGTGAGCGCCAACGGGAACGTTCTGCGCAGCGAGATCGTGGGCTCCATCAAAATGAGGGTCTTCCTCTCCGGGATGCCAGAGCTCCGCCTGGGCTTAAACGACAAAGTCCTCTTCGACAACACTGGCCGTGAGTATGTCTGCGATGGCTCCCAAAACGTTTCGGGTTCTTTCCTTGCCTCTTTGAGGAACTCACCCTTCATGGGGAGAGAGGTGGGTCAGGATCGGGGCATCTTTtcaactgcagtggtaccttagttctcaaatgctgaaaacccggaagtaagtctttcagttttcaaacgttttttggaagccaaacgtccgttGCGGCTGTCGGCTcttgtttctggggtgcctgcaccagtcagtagccgcgctttggttttctgaacatttcagaagtcaaacggactaccggaacagattaagtatggcgcttttatttttgctctttattttgcgtttttgtttttcagactttttcggttcatttgtttttgtgactgtgtagaacccaaTTTAATTACTGATTGATtggttgtgtgactgcggaaatgtataaaagccccccatccaaacaatgactgtcGTCAGTACGGGGGGGGCGGATTTAATTgctatcatctacaatactgtcttctttattttatagtacagtacattgattattgctttcgttttatggatcaatggtcttgatagatagtaaaattcacgttaaatggctgttttaggggttgtttttaaaagtctggaatggattaatccattttgcatgactttctatgggaaagcagtactccttggttttggaacgctttggttttggaacagattaagtttgagaaccaaggggggtgtttgtgtgtgtgggtaGGCAAACAGATTTTCCCTTGCATTTTCAGGTCCACTTGTCTCTCCGCAGCCTCCCCTCCTTATTCCCAAATCATCGCCAGTTCTCCTTCCTGGACAGTTTAGGGCCATGTCAGGGCAAAATAACTGCGGGCTCTTTTCATTTTAATCTTTAATCttcatattcttcttcttcttcttttcccaccAGGAGGCAAAAGCAAATCTGTGGAACTGGAGGATGTGAAGTTCCACCAGTGCGTCCGTCTCTCTCGCTTCGAAAACGATAGGACTATTTCGTTCATCCCGCCCGATGGGGAGTTTGAGCTGATGTCTTATCGCCTGAACACTCACGTGAGTCTGCGTTGATGCGAGGGCAGGAGCAAACCGCTTCCTtatgcctcccctccctcctttctgtTGCCTTCTTCTTCCCTTCAGTCTAGCCTGGTGGGACAACAAtttggcccagtatccctgaaggagcgtctccaccccagacACCGGGGTCCATCTCCCAAGGGCTCttcaccccatcgttctgcctggacacggaggtccagctctgagggtcttctggtggtttcctccctgcgagaagcgaggttacagggaaccaggcagagggccttctcggtggtggcgcccgccctgtgaaacgccctcccttcagatgtcaaggagataaacagctacctgacttttagaagacatctgaaggcagccctgtttagggaagcttttaatgtctgatgttttattgtgctttgaatattctcttggaagctgcccagagcagctggggaaacccggccagatgggcagcatataaataataaattcttattgttattattatgccaGACCTTCCATGCAAAGTCCCCTCCCAAATTATTGGCCTGGTTGCCAGCCCAGAGAGTGACCCCTCCTCTCCGCAGCCGCTGTGTCCGGGGGCTTTCCTGCTTTCCACTCGCGGTACCTATCCTGacaccccttttctctcttcGCCCGCAGGTGAAACCCCTGATCTGGATCGAGTCGGTCATAGAAAAGCATTCCCACAGCCGCATAGAGTATATGATCAAGGTGAGCGGTACCCTCCCTCTGTTTCTTTTGGGGTGACCGGAAGTCACAGCGGAAGCTGTGTTGTAAGAATTCAATTTACCCTTTGTAAATTGTATTACTCTTTGGTTCTTTTTGGTTGACAGTAATTTCTCTTTTCGAAACTAATAAAgcaatattgggggtggggaggatggaCAAAAAACGAGACTCCATTTTCTCCTTTGTGCTGGCTCTTTCTTAGGCCAAGAGCCAGTTCAAGCGCAGGTCGACGGCCAACAATGTGGAGATCCACATCCCTGTCCCGAACGACGCGGATTCGCCAAAGTTCAAAACCACCGTCGGGAGCGTGAAGTGGGTGCCCGAGAACAGCGCCATCGTCTGGTCGGTCAAGTCTTTCCCGGTAAGCCTGTCTGGGTTTTTGGGGCGCGGGGCcgggtttaggtttgatgaggccctcagctcctgaaggtaatggggccctttatatgtctggCTGTCCTtcctcaacaacaaattgctgctgttttttgtgttgaatatatgctctatggtcatttatggacccaatagtatcaagccatttgcccatgttgccctgcaaccagcccatgcagaatgtaggcaccctatgcagtggtacctcgggttaagtacttaattcgttctggaggtccatacttaacctgaaactgttcttagcctgaagcaccactttagctaatggggcctcctgctgccgccagagcacaatttctgttctcatcctgaagcaaagttcttaacctgaagcactatttctgggttagcggagtctgtaacctgaagcgtatgtaacccgaggtaccactgtatatagaaaggagcaaaccagggatatttgagggagcaggctagcaggcagggcccatgacttacatcataggagcctccacaacacaaaacactgttgctggatgtaggttttatttcatttgttttttatcttatatttggaAATAGACATCCagtcttttttccctttaattttttggggggcctccaagagagtggggccctaagctagagcttgttgagcttatacataaatccaacaCTGTTGGGTGTCTGGAAAGAGGGGAACCCCTAACTCCAGAGAGAGGAGAGCGAGTCGGTTTGGGGATCTGACTGTGGCCACTTTTGGAACGGCGGCTCCACCCCTCGCTTGGCCCCCATTTAGCACCTCTGAATGTTgcgagacttttgtgggtgagctgagagtttgtttggaccctgggtgagaacccgGAGGCCGAGATGAAGGGCATGTCAGAAGGCAGATGAACCGATActaatttttatatatactgtatatacagtggtgcctcggaagtcgaacggaatccattctgtttgacttccaaaacgtttgagaaaccaggcgtggcttccgattggctgcaggaagggagaaggcagccttcccagcctaGCCTGGCTCTCCCCATACTCTGAGGGGGCTTATAAATGGTTCCAGCAGAATTCAGGGAGGGGAGCTATGAGCCCTGACTTTCTGCCTTTCCccgcagggagggaaggagtacTTGATGCGAGCTCACTTTGGGCTCCCCAGCGTGGAAGCAGAGGACAAAGAGGGGAAGCCACCCATCAGCGTTAAGTTCGAAATCCCGTATTTCACCACTTCCGGCATCCAGGTGATAAGCTCTTCACTGTCGGGGGGACGGGTCGGTGGGGGGCTAGGGTTGTCTGCTGCGAAGACGGGGGGCATCATGCCAATCCCGCAGTTTCTTACTTTGGCCATCATGCTCACTAATTCTACAAAGTTCTGCTAATTTATGCAACCATCAGTAGGAACTTTTTTACCTggcgtataatgaaggcgccaggcggacttccctggggagagcatcccataaacggggagccactgcagagaaggccccactctcgtgttgccaccctccggacctctcaaggaggaggcacacgaaggagggccttgGAAGATGATCTtggggtccgggtaggttcatatggagagcgGAAGTGACtcgctctgcttttctccctccccgcGCAGGTACGCTACTTGAAGATAATTGAGAAGAGCGGGTACCAGGCCCTGCCTTGGGTCCGCTACATCACTCAGAACGGAGGTAGGTGGAGAGGCGCATTGACCCGTGCCGGTGGCGCGTGTTCTTCCCCCTCCTTGCACCTGGGAAAGGGGTAACGGTCTGGGGCGGGGCTTGCCTTGTTGATGCTGCAAATGCATGTGTGAACAGCAGCGGGAAACAGGAGGATCTGGGCTTGCAAAGCAGCAGGAGTAGGGGCTCAACTtacaataatgtaataataatttattatttctaccccgcccatctggctgtgtttcagttttgccattttggcgtggcccaacagtttaatttgccattcttctctggcaaGTTTTCCAGATTTTTAAACAAATTAACAACAAATCAATTCGGATTCAGCACCTGTTTAAAAAGGGACTTttcgcctcccctccctccctccttcgctgCTCTCAGTAAAACACTTCCTCCTAGTTTCTAAACGTCTCCCGTCCGTTCCTGTTCCTCTGCCCTAGATTACCAACTCCGGACGCAGTGAGGGCCGTCTGAATAGCCACAACCGAGGAAACAGCGCATCTTCCAGTTCAGAAACGCGTTTGGTGCTCAGAAGGTGGTTctcgggtggggtggggaaggtttGGCCGGCTGGAAGCGGGACCCAGCCCGAGTCCCAAATCCGGCAGCCTTTGGCACCGACCTTGTGAATGCGTGTGTGTTTCTCTAGTTCAGTGTTAATCACGTTAGGAGTTAGCTGTTGCCCTGAGAAAGCCGACCTCAGGAAAAAACCTGGCCAGTCTTATTTCCGCACTTCAGAAGCCTGAGCTCCATTTACGGTCCGCTTTCTGGAGCCGCTTCCGAGTATTAGCCAAGCCCTTCTTGCCAGACAAACCCTTGCTTGACCTCTGCTGATGCCCCTCAAAGTCCCCCCAGTTATAAGCGCAGGCCTGTTTTCGGAACAGAGACTCCGGACGACGCATCGCTTGCagaaaacctcctctctctctccttcccacgAGGGCAGGGAATTCAGAGCGGGTGGACTGAGCAAATTTACACCAATTCTGGAGCTGAGGGGGAAGAATCGATTTCTGCAGTTTTCACAAGCAGCAGCCGAGCTGGCAAATCCATGCCTGGACCACGCCAGGCTGCTCCTTAGTGGTAGAAAAGTCCCTGCATATGGAAAATTAGCCTCATTTTTGGGTGTGGGGAAGCTTCCTCTCCATGTTTTGCCATGGCGTCTGACGCTGCTTTTGAAAAGGCAGCAATCGGGTCTCCCAGCAGAAGAAAACAGGCGCACAGTGTTCTTGCGAGTGTCTGGCTTCGAACGGTGTGTGTCGAAAATTGGATGGATGTCAatgcttttcttcctcttcccgcCTCCTCCTCAAGCTCCACCTGCTCCTGAGTAATTTGCCTTTACTCGGTGACCAGTCGGGCTTTGCTGTTTAGGAAGCACATCTTTTTTTCTCCATGTCCGCGTTCCCTTTCTGTCTTTCGTTCCGCCTCCTTCCTTTCCCCGGAACTCTGGCTCGAAACGTCTCCAGTGCCGGTAATCCAGTGTTCGAGTCTGCCTTTCCCAAGAGTAAACAAAGCCAAGTTTGGGATCTCCTTGCCTTCCTTCAGGCAGCTTTAGAGGCCCTGCCGGAGCCACAGGGAAAGATCCATTGTGGCTCTTGCTGCGGGAACGGGGACACCCCCGTGGTTGCATGTAAAGGTTTTCTTCGACAGACTGGCTCGGGGTGACATTTGGGGCCGGGTTAGCGCTACCTGCTGAAGCCAGGTTGAAGACACGGGACCACCGCTGCCCCCCTCCTCGCCCCCAGCCGTCAGAACCACCACCAAGCAAGCAAACCACCATTCCTGCCGAAGAGGCCATTGTTCACTTGGTGCCGAAAAGTCTGTTTCAAATAAATTGAGCTTCTGTTGATCAGTATTTGGGCTGGAAACACTGTCTGGCCTCTGCCtctttgtggggtgtgtgggaAGGGTCAGGGAGCCTGGGAATATGAGGGAGGGGAGCATTTCTCTGCACTGGGTGTGCAGAATCAGAAGCAGGGGGCAGCCAGCATGGACCCCCAAGAAGGGGATTCCTTCCTCGTCTGCAACACCTATGGGGGACTCCCATTAGGAACCCATTAGCAACCCGGACCTGAAATCCCCATTGACTGCAGTCGCTGGAAGCACAGCCCAAAGGAGCGAAGGAGAAATGACAGTGGGAGAGTAAACCACTTCGAATGCgtatgtgttttctctctctttgagctgtgtttaagaaaaaaataaatagtaaTCGTAACAGGGGAGATGCTCAAAATTAGAACAGCAAGCTAGGGGGCCCGGGGCAGAACCccacagcaccccacttgtccccATCTGGCTGTGGCAGCGAGAGCACCACCACAGGCCTTCCAGAGGGGGTCCCACAGAGTTGCCGCCTCTGGTCCCACCTAGCCAGGGGTCCCCCAATACTTGTTTATGTTGTGCCTTCCTGCAGGCCCCATCTTGCCTCTAGGCTGGGAGTGTGGTCTCTTGACACACATCTCGAGGGCCGACACACAAAAGGAAGAGGTaacgagcttgttttctcctgcttcgggagggtaggactcgaacctgtGGCTTCATGTAGCCAGAAAGGAGGTGCCGACTCGACGTCGTCGGGAAGAACTTTGCGACggtcagagctgtttgaccgtgcgatggaaagtggtggactctccttccttggaggttttcaagcagaggttgccaTCTGTCAGcagtgctttagctgagattcctgcattgcaagagggttgttgtatcttaatcttttattccccccccccaattttttaaaattggttttcacaatatttaaaaacaaacaaacacgaaAGACAAACAAGCATACCagtaaatcatagccttattgaaaattacacttattaactttgttaagtgactttcccgcttccccttggttgaatttcattgcatgtccttttaacggtttcccAAGTCAcaattcttataaaatttaacttaaacattaacatccttaaatcttcactttactaaattaaacatattaattcatcacttaacatcaataaaatcctaagccaattaggtatctgcaagctgttttcagatcgtttaacttaacatatttaactaaataatcattaatttTAGTCTACTCTTCCTGATGctactcctccttctggtcgcggactcccggttaggttggctagctctgaaaaatccatcatctttatctgccattctatcattggtaattcttgggttttccactttttagctaacagtTGTGgctagcagcagttgtggcatacaaaataaTTTAAcgtctttcttgggcaattccaaacctgttattccaagaagaaagacctctggtttcttaatcttttaaattgtattttaatcaacttgtttttattattggttgtaataataataataataataataattattattattattattattattattattattattattctggtcatggactcttccagtcaggtcagctagctccgaaaaatccatcatcttcacctgccaatctttcttgtgttttccaattcttcggtaacaaaattcttgctgcagttgtggctCCTCTAAGCTTTCGTAGCTCTGTCTTCTGGAAGTCAGCGCGCCTGGCCAGCGACCGCTCTAGACGCGCGCATCTCTATGGC containing:
- the AP1M1 gene encoding AP-1 complex subunit mu-1, with the protein product MSASAVYVLDLKGKVLICRNYRGDVDMSEVEHFMPILMEKEEEGTLSPILAHGGVRFMWIKHNNLYLVATSKKNACVSLVFSFLYKVVQVFSEYFKELEEESIRDNFVIIYELLDELMDFGYPQTTDSKILQEYITQEGHKLETGAPRPPATVTNAVSWRSEGIKYRKNEVFLDVIESVNLLVSANGNVLRSEIVGSIKMRVFLSGMPELRLGLNDKVLFDNTGRGKSKSVELEDVKFHQCVRLSRFENDRTISFIPPDGEFELMSYRLNTHVKPLIWIESVIEKHSHSRIEYMIKAKSQFKRRSTANNVEIHIPVPNDADSPKFKTTVGSVKWVPENSAIVWSVKSFPGGKEYLMRAHFGLPSVEAEDKEGKPPISVKFEIPYFTTSGIQVRYLKIIEKSGYQALPWVRYITQNGDYQLRTQ